A stretch of the Neodiprion lecontei isolate iyNeoLeco1 chromosome 4, iyNeoLeco1.1, whole genome shotgun sequence genome encodes the following:
- the LOC107225249 gene encoding protein hu-li tai shao isoform X6: MLHLTVGVNIVHQALINTVIKHADFMEDYPDEGSLEWVLAGGGARMADTSQQELSEPHTNGAVDGLTEEEKSKMRPADIDADMREMERRKRVEMMMNSRLFREELERIIETQMKDGGAGPSGLLQQISDMMGAQGARFNSNVFKSSNCVVPINDIRGVESMGYAKGEKLLRCKLAAVFRLLDLYGWTQGVGGHITARLNQDQEHFLVNPYGLLYHEVTASSLVKVDMQGSVVEQGTTNFGVHITGFQLHSTIHAARPDIKCIIHITTPSVIAVSSLKCGLLPLGQESIVIGEVSTHQYIGGVVELEEKEKISRNLGPVNKIMFLTNRGALCCGETVEEAFYNVYNTVLACETQLKLIPVGLDNLTLVSEESRKAIFEASRKPPVPHHASVAEPSPLADKLEKRWRIGGTEFEALMRMLDNAGFRTGYIYRHPLIKGEPPRPRNDVEVPPAVSSLGYLLEEEELYKQGLWKGGRKGTDRSRWLNSPNVYQKVEILETGTPDPKKITKWVTDGSPTHSSTPVKIESALQFVPKNTNPKEFKQLQQQIKDYRRADKISAGPQSHILEGVTWDEAKKMQDATISATGEQVVLVGAASKGIIQRGFQHNAMVYKTPYAKNPFDAITDQELDQYKKDVERKQKGDPYDESQSESEALSSFNVSRATHESSTAKSPIQSPVSVTSETEEESRDEPRVLRIETKQVPAPSQPEVVLSDGENTVNGDHSDAHHSTFSQSSKEGSMSQDVSVSEESPKKEKKKKKGLRTPSFLKKKKEKKKSVEA; the protein is encoded by the exons ATGCTGCATCTCACTGTCGGTGTAAATATAGTTCATCAAGCACTCATAAACACTGTAATAAAGCATGCCGATTTTATGGAGGATTATCCGGATGAAGGCTCGTTG gAGTGGGTGTTAGCTGGGGGTGGTGCGAGGATGGCGGACACGAGTCAGCAGGAGCTCTCGGAGCCGCACACTAATGGGGCAGTAGATGGCCTCaccgaagaagaaaaaagcaaaatgcGGCCTGCGGATATAGATGCT GATATGCGTGAAATGGAGAGAAGGAAGAGGGTCGAGATGATGATGAACTCTAGACTCTTCCGAGAAGAATTGGAGCGAATTATTGAAACACAGATGAAAGACGGGGGGGCGGGACCTTCCGGACTCCTTCAACAAATATCTGATATGATGGGGGCACAAGGTGCTCGCTTCAACTCAAATGTGTTCAAAA GTTCAAACTGTGTGGTGCCTATAAATGACATTCGAGGAGTCGAGAGTATGGGATATGCTAAAGGTGAAAAACTGCTACGATGCAAGCTAGCTGCTGTGTTCAGATTGCTTGATCTCTACGGATGGACGCAGGGTGTCGGAGGCCACATTACAGCACGTCTGAATCAAGATCAGGAACACTTTTTGGTCAATCCTTATGGTCTTCTCTATCACGAAGTCACTGCGTCTAGTTTGGTCAAAGTAGATATGCAGGGATCTGTTGTTGAGCAGGGAACGACCAACTTTGGTGTACATATTACCGGATTTCAGTTACATTCAACAATACACGCTGCTAGACCCGACATCAAATGCATTATCCACATCACCACTCCGTCCGTTATAGCT GTTTCATCTTTGAAGTGCGGGTTGTTGCCTCTTGGCCAAGAAAGTATAGTAATCGGAGAGGTAAGCACGCACCAATATATCGGTGGCGTCGTCGAGcttgaggaaaaagaaaagatatcAAGAAATTTAGGTCCAGTGAACAAGATAATGTTTTTAACAAATCGCGGAGCATTGTGCTGCGGGGAGACCGTAGAGGAGGCATTTTACAATGTTTACAATACAGTTTTGGCTTGTGAAACGCAACTGAAACTAATACCAGTTGGTCTCGATAACCTTACCCTTGTTTCGGAGGAATCAAGAAAGGCCATATTCGAAGCATCCAGAAAGCCCCCTGTTCCACACCATGCCTCAGTTGCGGAACCATCGCCTCTAGCTGACAAACTAGAAAAACGCTGGCGTATTGGTGGAACAGAATTTGAGGCGCTCATGAGAATGCTTGACAACGCC GGTTTTCGCACTGGCTACATTTACAGACATCCATTGATCAAAGGAGAACCCCCAAGACCGCGTAACGACGTTGAGGTACCTCCAGCAGTGTCTTCCTTGGGCTACCTTCTAGAGGAAGAGGAGCTTTACAAACAGGG GCTGTGGAAGGGAGGTCGGAAAGGAACTGACAGATCACGCTGGCTTAACTCACCGAATGTTTATCAAAAGGTTGAAATCTTGGAGACCGGCACCCCAGACCCGAAGAAGATAACTAAG TGGGTGACGGATGGCTCGCCAACACATAGCAGTACCCCTGTCAAGATCGAAAGTGCTCTACAATTTGTACCCAAAAATACGAATCCCAAGGAATTCAAGCAGCTTCAACAACAG ATTAAAGATTATCGTCGGGCAGACAAAATATCTGCTGGTCCGCAATCGCACATACTTGAAGGAGTAACTTGGGACGAAGCCAAAAAAATGCAG GATGCTACAATCAGTGCGACTGGCGAACAAGTTGTGTTGGTTGGAGCAGCTAGCAAGGGTATCATTCAGAGAGGATTCCAGCATAATGCAATGGTGTACAAAACTCCGTACGCGAAGAATCCGTTTGATGCTATAACGGACCAAGAACTTGATCAATACAAAAAGGATGTGGAGCGCAAACAGAAGGGAGATCCTT ATGACGAATCGCAATCTGAATCTGAAGCTTTGTCGTCTTTCAATGTAAGCCGTGCCACCCATGAATCCAGCACTGCCAAAAGCCCAATCCAATCACCTGTCTCTGTAACGTCAGAGACAGAGGAGGAAAGCAGAGATG AACCACGAGTATTACGAATAGAAACGAAGCAAGTACCTGCGCCAAGTCAGCCCGAGGTTGTACTCAGTGATG
- the LOC107225249 gene encoding protein hu-li tai shao isoform X5, translating into MLHLTVGVNIVHQALINTVIKHADFMEDYPDEGSLEWVLAGGGARMADTSQQELSEPHTNGAVDGLTEEEKSKMRPADIDADMREMERRKRVEMMMNSRLFREELERIIETQMKDGGAGPSGLLQQISDMMGAQGARFNSNVFKSSNCVVPINDIRGVESMGYAKGEKLLRCKLAAVFRLLDLYGWTQGVGGHITARLNQDQEHFLVNPYGLLYHEVTASSLVKVDMQGSVVEQGTTNFGVHITGFQLHSTIHAARPDIKCIIHITTPSVIAVSSLKCGLLPLGQESIVIGEVSTHQYIGGVVELEEKEKISRNLGPVNKIMFLTNRGALCCGETVEEAFYNVYNTVLACETQLKLIPVGLDNLTLVSEESRKAIFEASRKPPVPHHASVAEPSPLADKLEKRWRIGGTEFEALMRMLDNAGFRTGYIYRHPLIKGEPPRPRNDVEVPPAVSSLGYLLEEEELYKQGLWKGGRKGTDRSRWLNSPNVYQKVEILETGTPDPKKITKWVDQNAEEWVTDGSPTHSSTPVKIESALQFVPKNTNPKEFKQLQQQIKDYRRADKISAGPQSHILEGVTWDEAKKMQDATISATGEQVVLVGAASKGIIQRGFQHNAMVYKTPYAKNPFDAITDQELDQYKKDVERKQKGDPYDESQSESEALSSFNVSRATHESSTAKSPIQSPVSVTSETEEESRDEPRVLRIETKQVPAPSQPEVVLSDGENTVNGDHSDAHHSTFSQSSKEGSMSQDVSVSEESPKKEKKKKKGLRTPSFLKKKKEKKKSVEA; encoded by the exons ATGCTGCATCTCACTGTCGGTGTAAATATAGTTCATCAAGCACTCATAAACACTGTAATAAAGCATGCCGATTTTATGGAGGATTATCCGGATGAAGGCTCGTTG gAGTGGGTGTTAGCTGGGGGTGGTGCGAGGATGGCGGACACGAGTCAGCAGGAGCTCTCGGAGCCGCACACTAATGGGGCAGTAGATGGCCTCaccgaagaagaaaaaagcaaaatgcGGCCTGCGGATATAGATGCT GATATGCGTGAAATGGAGAGAAGGAAGAGGGTCGAGATGATGATGAACTCTAGACTCTTCCGAGAAGAATTGGAGCGAATTATTGAAACACAGATGAAAGACGGGGGGGCGGGACCTTCCGGACTCCTTCAACAAATATCTGATATGATGGGGGCACAAGGTGCTCGCTTCAACTCAAATGTGTTCAAAA GTTCAAACTGTGTGGTGCCTATAAATGACATTCGAGGAGTCGAGAGTATGGGATATGCTAAAGGTGAAAAACTGCTACGATGCAAGCTAGCTGCTGTGTTCAGATTGCTTGATCTCTACGGATGGACGCAGGGTGTCGGAGGCCACATTACAGCACGTCTGAATCAAGATCAGGAACACTTTTTGGTCAATCCTTATGGTCTTCTCTATCACGAAGTCACTGCGTCTAGTTTGGTCAAAGTAGATATGCAGGGATCTGTTGTTGAGCAGGGAACGACCAACTTTGGTGTACATATTACCGGATTTCAGTTACATTCAACAATACACGCTGCTAGACCCGACATCAAATGCATTATCCACATCACCACTCCGTCCGTTATAGCT GTTTCATCTTTGAAGTGCGGGTTGTTGCCTCTTGGCCAAGAAAGTATAGTAATCGGAGAGGTAAGCACGCACCAATATATCGGTGGCGTCGTCGAGcttgaggaaaaagaaaagatatcAAGAAATTTAGGTCCAGTGAACAAGATAATGTTTTTAACAAATCGCGGAGCATTGTGCTGCGGGGAGACCGTAGAGGAGGCATTTTACAATGTTTACAATACAGTTTTGGCTTGTGAAACGCAACTGAAACTAATACCAGTTGGTCTCGATAACCTTACCCTTGTTTCGGAGGAATCAAGAAAGGCCATATTCGAAGCATCCAGAAAGCCCCCTGTTCCACACCATGCCTCAGTTGCGGAACCATCGCCTCTAGCTGACAAACTAGAAAAACGCTGGCGTATTGGTGGAACAGAATTTGAGGCGCTCATGAGAATGCTTGACAACGCC GGTTTTCGCACTGGCTACATTTACAGACATCCATTGATCAAAGGAGAACCCCCAAGACCGCGTAACGACGTTGAGGTACCTCCAGCAGTGTCTTCCTTGGGCTACCTTCTAGAGGAAGAGGAGCTTTACAAACAGGG GCTGTGGAAGGGAGGTCGGAAAGGAACTGACAGATCACGCTGGCTTAACTCACCGAATGTTTATCAAAAGGTTGAAATCTTGGAGACCGGCACCCCAGACCCGAAGAAGATAACTAAG TGGGTGGATCAAAATGCTGAGGAG TGGGTGACGGATGGCTCGCCAACACATAGCAGTACCCCTGTCAAGATCGAAAGTGCTCTACAATTTGTACCCAAAAATACGAATCCCAAGGAATTCAAGCAGCTTCAACAACAG ATTAAAGATTATCGTCGGGCAGACAAAATATCTGCTGGTCCGCAATCGCACATACTTGAAGGAGTAACTTGGGACGAAGCCAAAAAAATGCAG GATGCTACAATCAGTGCGACTGGCGAACAAGTTGTGTTGGTTGGAGCAGCTAGCAAGGGTATCATTCAGAGAGGATTCCAGCATAATGCAATGGTGTACAAAACTCCGTACGCGAAGAATCCGTTTGATGCTATAACGGACCAAGAACTTGATCAATACAAAAAGGATGTGGAGCGCAAACAGAAGGGAGATCCTT ATGACGAATCGCAATCTGAATCTGAAGCTTTGTCGTCTTTCAATGTAAGCCGTGCCACCCATGAATCCAGCACTGCCAAAAGCCCAATCCAATCACCTGTCTCTGTAACGTCAGAGACAGAGGAGGAAAGCAGAGATG AACCACGAGTATTACGAATAGAAACGAAGCAAGTACCTGCGCCAAGTCAGCCCGAGGTTGTACTCAGTGATG